From the Salminus brasiliensis chromosome 15, fSalBra1.hap2, whole genome shotgun sequence genome, the window GGACACATTTTAAATTGAAGGTTTTTAAGCTCTATAATTAGGGCTGAATTAAGCCCCATTTAGTGGTTTTCATGGGGAGGTGGGATGCTGTTATTATTCCCAAAGTTTCTCAGTGATGTCAGTCATTTTCATGGACTGCTTACTTCCACATCAGTAAAGATTCCAGCACCTTTTATCTTAAAAGGCTCTGTAGGATCCATAAAAGAAGCCATTAAATTAACATATACCCttacatatacaaatataacCTTTCCTCAAGTATGGAGGCATCCAAGGACGCATTTCATTTTGTTGTGCGTCATGCACAGATACCATGGAATTCTCAGGCTGTTGTATAACGTTCAATGGTAAAATCCAGAAGACAAGCCAAAGGTCTCCTCATCATCAAAAGACTATTACTGAAGACTTCTACTGAATTCAGATGTTGAGTCCAGAGGTTCAGTTCAAAATCTGTAGATGTTCACTGATTAACTGGTCTAATACTCTGGAACTGGAGACTAACTGGATTAGATTAGAGATTAAGGGACCAGGGTGAGGATAGGGATTAGGTTTTCAGTTGAAGTTAAACTAGGTTAGATTTAGGCCCAGGGTTAGTgtgattggtgtggcgcaacagataacaccactacctgccactgagctgccacaccctgtgggagactggggttcgattcccggtctgggttactatgctgtgctatgccaataagagtccttgggcaagactcctaacactacactgacccacctctgtaatacaagtaaccttgtaagtcgctctggataagagcgtctgctaaatgccataaatgtaaatgttagagttaggattggggtttgggttacggttaaggttatggttatgaCTATGGCCAGGCACATTAAGTCTCCGTCATGTAATGAATCAACAGAAAATCTACTGAATGTCAGTAAAGCATCAACTGAATTTCTTCAGAATATCCAGATACTTCACTGCTTCTGATCTGCAGTTAATGTGTTACAGATATTCTGTAAGGGTTTATTAATCATCTACAAAGAACCACTTTAAATAAACTGTTACCCTTTCAGCAAGGTTTTCATCTGGTAAGTAATAAATGAATCTAAATCTATATGGCAGTATATTTGATTAAGCACATACTGCAGGACATATTCAAACTTACCACAAGAATAAAACACACAGGACCCAGAAAGCTCCACATAAAGTTCCTTTCCATCTTAATCCAGCATCTACACAGGGGGAAAGAATGAAATTAGCATTGCCTGATCAAAATACTGTTCATACAAATCTTTATAATGAGCTTATGAGCTAAACCTCATCTAATAAAACCAACACCTAATTTCTTTACTCACTGTGGACTGCCATATCCTTCAGGAAACAATCCAACAGACACGCCCACCACAACCAGGGGAATAATGTATCCAATCACGATCAGACATTTCCAGCCGAGAATCTCCTTCTGCTTGGATTTGATCTTTGTGAGGTTCTTCACCGAGATAAAGAGCAGCACAGCTTCGATTAACATCCATACAAaagcagagaggaagaggaagtgcagaatacctgccagtacTGCACATGCCTAATAGAGAAAAGCGAGAGCATTGTTTTACTTTCATTTGGATCATTCTTTCACCCACAGACAGTTATTACATTATCACCACCATAGTGGTCCTTCTTAGATGATGAAATTGAACCCAGTATTATAGATGAAGCAGTTTCTCGAACCTGTAAAGGCTGGATGTGTTGTAGGAACTTCTgtgtgaggaggaagaggaggtgaGCCAGCAGCAGACTGATACACAGGTTTAATCGAGCGGTGTTGTTCACTCTCAGGTTTCGCCGACAAATTGCAAAGGTCAGAAGATTCAAGCTGAGAAACACCAGCCCCACTGCCACAAGTACAGTGTTGAGCATGTCCAAGCGATCACCACTGCTGTCCTATTTTTTTGATAAACAAAGATGACTAACTATTAAGCTCCCAGTTTCTGATGTCCTTATTAAAATCGTCAGAAATCAAACTGCTAGAGAAAACATTTAGTGGTATGCTCACTCGCCCTGTTAAGAATATTTTTTCTGTAATTTTTGGAGATACCTAGCCCTGATCGTTTGTATACCTCACAACACTAACTGTCACTGCATTGACAGTACTTGTAGTACACACTTTGTCAAAGGGTTGTTAAGGTGACCAATTACAAATCAATTCAAATTCATATTCTCAATAAAAAGACTTAGTAATTAGTTTGCATTGCCTTCAAATTATAAACACAGGTCCACATTTTAAGATGTATGTAGCAGTCTTAATATTCTTCACACGAAGACCTATTTGTTGTGTTTCACTATTAAATAGGAAATCCACAACAGTAGAATCTCACAAATGCAAATTGATGTAAAGAGGGGGACAGAGTGGattctgagcatttctattggttattCATCAAGATATTCTGACACAATTtaaagaagaactgccagatttgcattatgtcaaaaagtgaaaacaacatcaacaatggagatacaagtttttttgccTGACAGCAGATCTGCTCTCTACAGAAGTAAGCAGACgttatacatttaaaagctATCATTCAGTGTCCTCAACTCCAAAGAGCCAAGATGAAGATCCACACCACAAACTAATATCaagtaatacaataaataaatgacaccAAGTGCTTCTCCATCAATCAGCCTAATGCCGTTGTCTTAATGCTGAAGACACCAGATCaggatagatggatgaaataTTGTTTCGCATGAAACTAGAGAGCAGAACATTGTCATTTACATTTCTACATATCTAATAGGTATCCCTCCTGATTTCTTACCCTGGGTGGCTTATGCTGCATGATGAGAGCGAAGGTTGACAGGTGTTCACAGGAACACACAGTGTGGCTGCTGTTGCTCTGAAGAAGATAACAACCATCTACAATCCATGCAGTGTTATTCCAGTACACACAGATGAGATTAGAGTCAGATAGAAGTTCCTGGCCAAagagatgaaaatcaaaatcagCATAGAGATCAATTAGATAGATAGttagctagatagacagattcGAACTAATGAATattttcagctactttaacttgcacctattgctgatacagatgtgcaaatgcccacaCAGAGCTGtttaatccctgtagagaagtcttgccaatagaataggactctctgaagcagataaacatcataaaGCCATaggtaccatgctgcctaatgccaggcgtgggctagagaggcataaagccccccagcattgagctgtggagcattagaagaactgtgttctctggaatgatggatagtgctccatgcaatacttttgggatgagttggggaattggtAATAATGGGGAGGGACTCATGAACAGCcatgtcgctaaatgcaatcaaatagtagatagatagatagtagaaagccttctgttctggacagtagagacagttagttaatcaaaaacaggataaacgttttaatacccttgatttgagaagaaacaataaataggcAAATGTCCCAAAAGTTTTGTCCACATAGATTAGATTTCTAATCTAATCTGAATGTTGACGTTAAATATAAGCTAAATTTATACCACTGATTTCCATGAACACATGTTTATGCTGTGATGGTTTTAAATGGAGTATAATTCTTATAACACAGCCCTTATAGTTTTATTTAGGACTCCTATTGGTAACAAACGAACAGACTCACTGCAGTGTGTTGCAGGGTGAAGTTGACAGGTTTGGTAAGCTTTGTGTTGGTGATTTTGATCAGGGTGGCCGACACCACAGTGGACATCAtgcttttctgtgtgttttcagcTGTGCTAAAGAGACTGGGGTCCAGCATGTTGCTAACATTGGTGTAGCTCATGAATGCAACTGCAGCTGATCCTGAATcacaaatttaaataaataaataatcaatctgcctgtctgtttaaggatgtgtgtgaaagtgtgttatTTTATGAAACCATCTTGAAACTGTATGTCAAAAGCTACAGTTTTTGACCAGATAGAAAAAAGAACATTAATTTAACAGTAAGAGATGGAAAAAAACACAGGGAAAGGATTCAGTAGTACCATTGTTTCTCTTTGCAATCTTAATGAGATCAATATCCAGAATAGCTGAACTCGTATTGAGTGGAGGAATATTTTTCATCGAGGCATTCGGTCCAACCATAACTATTTGAATCTCtgacaaataataaataaaaaagaaatgtattcATAAATTAGACAATTAGACAaaatgatagatagatagatagatagatatatagatagttagatagatagatagatagatagacagatagatagatagatagatagatagatagatagatagatagatagatagatatttacCTAAATTTGGGAGCGTTATTGGTGTGACATTGTAGGTTTCTACTTTTGTCACCAGTGCAGACACCAGTTTCTCAGTAACCATTATAACAGTATTAGCATTCTCTACTTTGTATTGGTTAGAGGCTCCAGTTATTACACTGCTATTCATCACTTTACTCAAAGTGTCAACCACAACCTAGTCCATCACCAGAGAGGCAAACACAAATAATTAGACATGCAAAAACATGGGAAGTTGTCCATCAAATCACAAAGcattcagtaaataaattaaCCAAAATTCTCACATTTTTCGGTAATTCTGTAAATGTGGCATTAAGAATCTGCTCCAAGAGcttctttccagctgtctctgAGAAATAAGGCTAAAGTACAACACCATGTAAAAAATCAAGGCCTTTTTCAAAAAGTctctttaataattaattatgttttAATTGAGTTCAGTGAGAgtatagaacctttaaactgaCAAAGAACATCTGCATCAAATGAATCTGCGTTAGACCATTAGACATTAGACCAAGGttcctcacattcacacatattAGACTCttacaaacatttttaatttcattcaaaAACATAAATAAGAACTTCTTTATGTCTAacttattttcattttgtaaacCTTGGGTGGTCCAGACTCCCTGATGAGAGCGACTGTAGTCATCTGATCACAGGAACACACAGTGTAGTTGCTGTTGGTCAGGAGGGTATAACAACCATCTACAATCCATGCAGTGTTATTCCAGTGCACACAGGTGAGATTGGAATCAGGTGTACGCGCCTGGTCAAGgacataaaaacacaaattaattttaaaatctCATTAAAATAATAGATGAACAGATTCACATCCGTATTTCCTCATCTACAGTGTGTCTGGCTGTAGTCAATATGTCATGCTAATGCTCAACACAGCCTTTCTGTACAgcttttttattggacagttcCATGTAACAATAGATCTGTTGCTGAatttgtatatttgtgtttttttatgttattgagTTGTTGAGTTAATGAATTACTCTACATGtttaaatgtttctggacaccccttctaatgaatgcattcagctactttaagttgcaccggTGGCAAATACAAAACGTTAtggcttatctagtccctgtagagatgtattgccaatagaataggactctctaaaaacagataaacatgaacctaaaaacccttcttttctggacagtagagacagttactccaacaaaagcagaatgaactatttttaatacccttgatttcagaagaaacaatgaatgagtaggtgtcccagtacttatGTCAGTATAGTGTATGTCCTGGTGATTACAATACAggagtaacacccaaccaaccacttaGAGTAGCACAGTAACCACTTGGCAGCAGATGAGCAACCACCTACGACACTACCTGGAATATCATATCAACTGCCTAGGAACCACTATGCAACACACCTGTAATTACTATTGCAActacatagcaacaacctagtaACACCTTTCAACCACTTGACATAGCACAGCAACTAAGTATGTCAATCACCTGGGACACACCCAGCtagcaaagtgcacttttatAGTTGAAATTAGAAACAAACTCACATGAATGTGTTTCATAGTGAAGTTGACCGGTTTGGTCAGCtgtgtgctgtttgttttgAGCGGCATGGCCGATATCACAGAAGACATCATATCTTTCACTGTGTTAGCAGTTGTGTTGAGGAGGCTGGGGCTCAGAATGCTGGCTAGGTTGCTATAGCTTACTAAAGCCACAACAGCTGATCCTAAAGCGCATCAGATAAACAACACTTTCAAATCTACAGCCAATTAAAagctgtatataaatataaaaagttAAACATGATAGACTTTCCAAATACCATTAATCTCTTTTGAAATCCAAGCATATTTCAAGGAAGACATGCTTGTATTGAGTGTTTTGATGGGGGATTCAGACCCCATAACCAGAATCTCTGATAAACCGAAACACAAATTAAGCAAACAATATTTCCACCattgaaatatgtaaatatatggaAACATGCACTTCTTGAAGACATCAATAAGCTAGGATAAGATTATTTACCTAATTCTTGAAGGGAAATGTTGTAGTAGGCTCCTGGTGTGTTCATCAtgagcacagacagcagtttTTCAGTGGCTTTAAGGACGGAGTTGCCATAGGTAACCAGCTTGTTTTGGTCAGTAACATTTTTCAGAACATTTATAGAGTTCTGTATCTTATTAAAGTACTCTGTTACAACCTAATCAAGATGAACACAGATAATTActgacaaacaacaacaacaacaataaaacaataagtcTAGGATGCTGAATGTTTATGCCGCATTTACAAGATTTTGATATCATTTACATTAAATACAAAGTCATCTATATAACATGCTAGAATGTAGCAAAAGATGGTGAGAACAGACTCAAGCAGGTGATTTTCCCAAGAACTACTGTGAAGAGGGTTGATACTTCGTTCAGTTTTTGAAAGATCTGCTGACAATGAATGTATTGTTACCTAGAAATTTCACTTAACTTCACTTAAAGAGCAAAGCTAGTTGGAACAATCTGTGTAAATGAAATTTGCAATCCAGTCAAATCTAGGATTTGATACTTTCCCAAGGCctttacatacatataaattTAACATTGTACAGAAGGAACACACAGATCTTTACTGTACACagattataatatatttgtACAATTTCTTTAGCAGATGCAAGCATCTGCAACCCTTTCAGCACCCACATTTCCTCTGTGAGTAGTCGTGtaagtaacaaaaaagaaagaatttgTAAGGAAATGAGCCAAATATTCCTTACGTTCAGTGAAATCACTGTAGCTGTGCTGTTCTTAAGCTGATTCAGGACATCTTCTGCACAGTCTGTTGTGAATGTTGTCTAGAACAAGtacaatattaaacaaattaaaatataaaaatgactatctgtaatactataataaaatctacaacaacaacaaatacaaGTTTTTACTTTATAGAGCTGTTAGTGGTTATTTGTAGGTTGTCTTTCATATTTACCTTGCATTCACTCCGTTGCTTGATAATAAAATCTGAAACATTAACCAGAGTTATGCATGTTCAAATCTGAATTTAATTGTAAGTGTGCAGTGCTCAGTTATGGAGATTTAAAGCTGATGTGGTTTATTTACAGGTCTTCAAGTTAAacttgttattattactattattatgatgatggaTAAAACAAATCAATAGAAATGTTTGATTTACTAGGAATAACTGGAAGTGAAGTGTTAGAGATTAACAGGAAAGCAGCATGTTAGCTAAGAAAATGTTTTTGATGTGTTCAAATGTTCTTTTTATTTTGGCAGTTTTACACAATGTTTAATGAATAGTTATTTCTACCATTTGTAAGCAGATGTAGTCTGTTCTCACCCATTTCCTTTTAACCCACATTGCTCGTTAGCAGCTAAATGTGGAGGTACAGTATTTTAGTCACATCAAGTCAGGTCAAATTAAGTTAAGTTAAGGGCCAATTGGCATGACCTTACTTCAGACTTTAAGAAAACAtagaaatttaaatttaaaaatttATAAATTTAAAATTAAGAATCAGCACCTGTACATCCATATGAGTCTCCTGTGGGAAGGAAGCCTTCAGGTATGGAGAGTCCTGAGTTACAAACACAGCTACCATAAGGGAGACCGCACTGAGCGTTAACACCACAGGAAGAAGTATAGCAGGACGAATGACCTGCAGGAGAAatagccaaaaaaaaacaaaaaaacaagtggATTAAGATGAACTGTTCATAGTCCATTGACTCCTACTTCCCATTGCCtattaaattaaatcatgtTTTTTACTTGCATTTATGTCCACATGGTGGCAGTGACAACTAATATTCAGTGTGTTAGCAGGGTCATCCACAGTCCTTTGACAAGGTTGTAGTTTGAAGTTCCTTGTACAGTTCAGTAAGGTTTGCTGTGTGATATCGTCTATATTAATTTTAGTATAAGTTATGAGGGTCATATCATACATCATACAGCCATAATAGCAGCATTTCTGTTGCCAAGTGGTTTTACACATGGTACACTGTTGCTTTACACATGTTATACAGAACCACATTTTGACCACCATGTAGCAAAACCACAGAAACTGCtgagtaacaccatagcaatcacatagcaacactatagcagccaTGTAGCAACATTTTATCAGTCACCTAGCAACGCAAGCAATTTACCtagtaataattattattacccactgtaatatatttgttgttgcaaaaaatacaacaatattactaatatgaataatagaatattaacaaaaaatgatgatgatgatgatgatgatgatgaatattattattattattattattattattattattattattattattattatttatgcatttagCAGGTGCTTGTATCCGGGGCAACTTTCAAAAGGGTtgtgctatttactcaagaataaccatagtttgaatagacaaaaaatcCAAAGATAACTCTAagctctattattattattattattattattattattattattattattattattatatgtatacaattttataataatacattaaaacaaAGCAAATACTACTAtgtataacattattattattattattattattattattattattattattattattgtgtatgtATTGTAATTGAAAACTGATTACCTTCAGTAATAGTAATTTGAACAATAGgatgaaaaataaatgtcacattttattttcagttaGTTAATTTGCAAAATATCAATGTATGGAAATTTCATTTAGTTCATTTAGTGCAATAGACGGAATAAACAGAGTAAAAAAGATGCCCTCCTGTTGAGTACAGAAGTCTTAACTTAGTACATTTCTGATGTTGTGTGGACTGTAAAAATACTCACGCGAAGCATACAGTCCATTGACTGGGGCCAGATAGTGAATCTTCCTTCCATAACAGTCTAAAGAGCGAATGTCTTGCTGAGCACACTTGATGCTGGTACCCCAATAGACTGCATTACATGTGTACAATTGAAAGTCTGCAGAAAATCTGCTGTAATTTGACAAGAGGGAGTTGATTGTTGGAGTGGAACTGATACCAGGGCAGTGTAAGACCATGCTATCTCCTGCAATGCCAGTGAAGTTGTACCACCCCTCCTTCAggttaaggtcattttttatttctccagaGGAAGAAAAGAAGTTAAAGCCAATGTTCCGCCATGGATCATTCAGAGTGCTGGGATTCTGGCAAACATCTATGTAAATGATTTGAATAAGGATAAACACAACATTTCGGTAGATCACAGAAAATCATAGATGTGCTATTAAAATCATGTATGGTATTTCATGTATGGAAGATATTACCATAATCAAGGCATTCTCCCCATTTCCTATCTTTGGTGTAATTATAAGTGGTGCTGCACCATGGTTTAGAGCGATCAAAAGTAACACAACCATTGTAAGAGGATTCATTGTAAACCCATTGAGAAGCACATGGCGCTCCACCAGAATTCCCATTAATTGTGGCAGCTGTCACTAAGGatataaaaacaaaattcaTCTTAAAAGcacttttaaaatgtaaaaatatgctGCAAAGACAAATAGTGACAAATTAGATCAATACGTCATttttgaaccatttttaaaatatataattttgacACAACGCTATTGGTATTAAAAATTGAGATTATGTAGAAAAAGAAATTGTTGATTTGTGTTCAATAAAGACTTTTGAAATTTGAAATGATCATGAAATTACTATATACTACTTTGTCACACATAAATGTTTTCGTAACAATTGTTTTCCCGTGATTTGAAAAAAAGGATCCAACATCTTTGCACCGATTTAGCTGATGATTGAGCTTTTAAAACTATGTGCAATGAAACTAAACCAATAATGATCCTAAACCATCTTAGAACTTTCAGGCTGGAATGCAGCCTCACAAGTAAATGAAATCACATATATTATAAATGCAAAGTCTAATAGACAGTACACTGGTGTGTAGTTTACTTACTGTTAATTGTAGAAGCAACATTGGTGAGTGTCGTCAGAAGGAGTGCGATGATCCCTGTTGGAGAGATACAGGAATTACTGAGGAATCGAAACTATGCTTCTAGTGTAGCGATGCCATAGGCAAACCAACTTTGTTTCCACAaaaagaactgtgtttgtaacagagatgtatGAGTGTAAGAAACCTTTATATTGGTCatgaaatgttactttttaatttACTTTAGACTCAAAACTCCAATTTGGGTTGACTAGGTAGTACAAGTAGTTTCAACCTACAACATATcagttatataaaatatatacaatgtCTTAACATgagtttatttaaacattttgttcAGTTCTTCCAGTCATTGGCAATTTATTTAGTTAAATAATGTATCCACAATACTCATGTCAAGATGGTGTTATTCACTATTCAATTGTTAAAAACACCTTTACCACTTTTATCTTGGTTGATCAATTATTTAACACTTTAGTAAAATGCTCATGGTTAAACTTAGCTGTGCAGTAAATGATAACATGGTCTTCCCACCTCTAATGCTGAGGCCTGGCAGTTAACCTTTAGGACTCATCAGTTGATTAAACCAGTAAAATCAGTTTTGCTGCTGATTGTttagaatgaaaacctgcagccacaccagcCAGAGAAGATTGTACATCCCTTTTGCCAGTGAAAACAAACTACATTCCGTGATCTGGAAAACCTAATTCAAAATAGCTCAGTAATATGTGGGGTATTTGCAGTTTTACAAACAGCCATGGCCATCCCTCACAGGGTCAAGTTTAGTTGCCCTATTCCacatgtccacttcattaaattAACCTGAGTTGAATGGCTGGCGACTCATGAACTTAAGTTGAAACTACAAAACTAAATTTGATG encodes:
- the LOC140535565 gene encoding adhesion G protein-coupled receptor E3-like translates to MMNTPGAYYNISLQELEIQIVMVGPNASMKNIPPLNTSSAILDIDLIKIAKRNNGSAAVAFMSYTNVSNMLDPSLFSTAENTQKSMMSTVVSATLIKITNTKLTKPVNFTLQHTAELLSDSNLICVYWNNTAWIVDGCYLLQSNSSHTVCSCEHLSTFALIMQHKPPRDSSGDRLDMLNTVLVAVGLVFLSLNLLTFAICRRNLRVNNTARLNLCISLLLAHLLFLLTQKFLQHIQPLQACAVLAGILHFLFLSAFVWMLIEAVLLFISVKNLTKIKSKQKEILGWKCLIVIGYIIPLVVVGVSVGLFPEGYGSPQCWIKMERNFMWSFLGPVCFILVFNLVLFIIIILTLRSTLAGLNSDLSQIKEIKILVFKTLVQSAILGCPWILGFFTNGSEVLEILFLFLNSQQGTFIFLVYCVLNQEVRQQYRKLMKACCPYN